In Desulfosediminicola ganghwensis, a single window of DNA contains:
- a CDS encoding IS1595 family transposase, protein MPKNTVQFQKGLSLKRFLDTYGAEEQCRERLFNARWPTGYKCPRCGHTKHYLILTRNLYQCRNCRFQCSLTSDTIFASSKLPLTTWFLGIFFVTQSKEGMSALNLRRLLGISINAAMKMKHKLQHVMKAADDSLALNGLVELDDAYWGGKRSGGKRGRGAPGKTPFLAAIARNEKGHPIHMRMSKVNSFSSQEVRKWSLKHIHHESVVISDEFGPLRGVADSVAFHGAINTSEIYHNPDNKIFHWINTMIGNVKRAIHGTYHAVSSKHLPRYLAEFCFRFNNRFYMGAMVGSLIRYSTVTKPMPQRILKFAEDEG, encoded by the coding sequence ATGCCAAAGAATACAGTTCAATTTCAAAAAGGCCTCAGCTTGAAGAGATTTCTCGATACATATGGCGCTGAAGAGCAGTGCCGAGAAAGGCTATTCAATGCTCGTTGGCCTACTGGGTACAAATGTCCGAGATGCGGTCATACCAAACACTACCTAATCTTAACTCGGAATCTCTATCAGTGTCGCAACTGTCGTTTCCAATGCTCACTTACAAGCGACACTATATTTGCCTCCTCAAAACTGCCTCTTACTACTTGGTTCCTCGGGATTTTCTTTGTTACCCAATCGAAAGAGGGTATGTCAGCGCTCAATCTGCGACGATTACTTGGTATTTCAATCAATGCTGCTATGAAAATGAAGCACAAGCTCCAGCACGTTATGAAAGCAGCCGATGACAGTCTTGCCCTCAATGGCCTAGTTGAACTTGATGACGCATATTGGGGTGGTAAAAGATCCGGTGGTAAGCGTGGCCGGGGAGCCCCTGGCAAAACCCCATTTCTTGCTGCCATAGCCCGCAACGAAAAAGGCCATCCGATTCATATGAGAATGAGTAAAGTGAACTCCTTTTCCTCCCAGGAAGTTCGCAAGTGGTCGTTGAAGCATATCCACCACGAAAGCGTTGTAATTTCGGATGAGTTCGGCCCGTTACGAGGAGTTGCTGACAGCGTTGCTTTCCACGGCGCTATCAATACAAGTGAAATTTATCACAATCCCGACAACAAGATTTTCCATTGGATCAACACCATGATCGGCAATGTCAAAAGGGCCATACATGGTACATATCATGCTGTGAGTTCAAAGCATTTGCCAAGGTATTTGGCTGAATTCTGTTTTCGTTTCAACAACCGTTTTTATATGGGAGCCATGGTCGGCTCACTTATTCGATATTCCACAGTTACTAAGCCAATGCCTCAGCGTATTTTAAAGTTTGCTGAGGATGAGGGGTAA